One window of the Candidatus Jettenia sp. genome contains the following:
- a CDS encoding DUF1559 domain-containing protein, which translates to MKKILKNIREKIKKGRKSVSGFTLIEMLAAIGVAGILGGIITPAAINSLAKSRQAKCAENLRQWGNALVQYVTDTGMYPASAIDVGSGATQVRQRWFNTLSPYMGADERARTNAQGNTGTTNEMGDLDQSVFTRAFICPEVDGEWKIGRNNSYGYNHNYLGNARPTYETVTPPAMRTSGRKKNGYVNYPVTLAEIKDPTRTIAIADTDGTGHLDSYRAPTEMITAETAEGNISFAAGGAAAATGWGTGGSLTFCRTTTLGNEGYQIDGTFLPCRNLDTATNIANSNIQLNDICGAAGGSNRQSIAARGVVSNRHDGGANVCFADGHVEFFIREAVYVHPTTGRPSNRLWNGFGRDNDEDGNGIVSVGNPIYDSNEWICDINGNGVVDSGEENTVILGYNGENNSGFLMGSNKLDSATDIVNARGNLTEEALLLSRNGPTIPKRAPFPLIATILEQSS; encoded by the coding sequence ATGAAAAAGATATTGAAGAATATAAGAGAAAAGATAAAGAAGGGGCGTAAATCTGTCTCCGGTTTTACGCTTATCGAGATGTTGGCTGCCATCGGCGTGGCCGGCATCCTCGGAGGCATCATCACCCCGGCAGCAATTAATTCTTTAGCAAAATCAAGGCAGGCCAAGTGCGCCGAAAATCTCAGACAGTGGGGGAATGCCCTGGTGCAGTATGTAACTGATACCGGGATGTATCCAGCCTCTGCAATAGATGTAGGTAGCGGCGCTACACAGGTACGACAGAGATGGTTCAATACCCTTTCACCTTACATGGGCGCCGATGAACGCGCTCGTACCAATGCCCAGGGTAATACTGGTACAACGAATGAAATGGGTGACTTAGATCAATCTGTCTTTACGCGTGCCTTCATATGCCCGGAGGTTGATGGTGAGTGGAAGATCGGAAGGAATAACTCCTACGGATACAACCACAATTATCTCGGCAATGCAAGGCCAACATATGAAACTGTAACACCTCCGGCTATGAGAACCTCAGGGAGAAAGAAGAATGGTTATGTCAATTACCCGGTAACACTTGCTGAAATAAAAGACCCTACAAGGACTATAGCTATAGCGGATACGGATGGTACAGGACACCTTGATTCATACCGGGCGCCAACAGAAATGATTACCGCAGAAACAGCAGAAGGTAATATATCATTCGCTGCAGGTGGCGCTGCGGCAGCAACTGGCTGGGGAACTGGTGGTTCTCTTACGTTTTGCAGGACTACAACACTTGGAAACGAAGGTTACCAAATTGATGGGACATTCCTCCCATGCCGAAATCTTGATACTGCTACAAATATCGCAAACTCAAATATCCAGTTGAATGATATTTGTGGAGCAGCAGGTGGCAGCAATCGTCAGAGCATTGCAGCCAGAGGTGTTGTAAGTAACCGTCATGATGGCGGCGCTAATGTATGTTTTGCTGACGGCCATGTGGAGTTCTTCATCCGTGAGGCTGTGTATGTACATCCAACCACGGGAAGGCCTTCAAATAGACTGTGGAATGGATTTGGAAGGGATAACGATGAAGATGGCAATGGAATCGTAAGTGTTGGTAATCCAATCTATGATAGCAATGAGTGGATTTGCGATATAAATGGAAATGGTGTCGTAGATAGTGGTGAAGAGAATACCGTTATCTTAGGATATAATGGAGAGAACAATTCTGGCTTCCTGATGGGCAGCAATAAACTCGATTCAGCTACTGATATCGTAAACGCCCGCGGAAATCTGACAGAGGAAGCTTTGTTGCTGAGTAGAAATGGTCCGACAATTCCTAAACGGGCCCCATTCCCGCTTATCGCTACAATATTGGAGCAGAGCAGTTAA